In Mytilus edulis chromosome 13, xbMytEdul2.2, whole genome shotgun sequence, a single window of DNA contains:
- the LOC139500145 gene encoding uncharacterized protein, protein MPQECMEALQLYLIMTGSQDILIKLIDSLPCVIVNVDNQLALKAMFLLAFYAFLRVGEISTKSGSDTKQVLQVDTRYYKAHSFRIGAATSAAAKGIPHSVIQGMGRWKSSAFMKYIRMQNF, encoded by the exons ATGCCGCAGGAGTGCATGGAGGCTTTGCAGCTGTATTTGATAATGACTGGTTCACAG GACATCTTGATCAAATTAATTGACTCTTTGCCGTGTGTAATTGTTAATGTAGACAACCAATTAGCCCTTAAGGCTATGTTTCTGCTTGCTTTTTATGCCTTTTTACGAGTAGGTGAGATATCGACCAAAAGCGGCTCCGATACAAAGCAGGTGCTTCAGGTTG ATACTCGGTACTATAAAGCACACAGTTTCAGGATAGGGGCTGCGACTTCTGCTGCAGCTAAGGGAATTCCCCACTCCGTGATTCAAGGGATGGGGAGATGGAAATCGAGTgcttttatgaaatatataaggATGCAAaatttttaa